In one window of Plasmodium berghei ANKA genome assembly, chromosome: 14 DNA:
- a CDS encoding leucine-rich repeat protein, translating into MAQHQSPPKIKLKENILYSSNPILNEDDIADFVSSMNTQRTDKNDQYNNRERYNEIKKIELASLNINDWGLSILIPCILRSKNIVSLNLSNNNLTNDGANKLSQCFQYLPFLTELNLSNNSIGPEGGINIIEKLFSSISNCEIDNFSNNKLIKNEIIILASHSTNNLKKNYISNNNKIYDLDLSYNFLGSNFLLRLSQILEHNTVTNAVTQFSIKYKLKLKNIGIDSLNTFSLFKSCTDVEMLDISENILNSSLLCKNIEILFKTQTNLTELHISDICNNSCKTSQYNNYGNGLFLTLIKYLHNAPNLKILSYTNNNINDEAFEQFCFFLKNNKNNKIKEINLSNNFISNLDILNEALQNNETLNIINLSKNILTDENIKLFIYNTLSTNLNIYDISFSFNKLTNISCHYISDALLAQSRLIKKNIKLSYTNNKKLFSPILKLPLSTKFHQIDEYTNKQNREKNKNIYKLHSTELYSDITIYDSERNDTYIENEFKNNTKIFNEKESNKNHQNQLSRLKIDKIDIPKNECNKDTSVLNNENDVKILISNRHKDENIFFSCIGNTSFNRATETTKNYFIQKNRRILIYDKNNTFCNFNHNFSINCFKGLKFLDLSGSSINNEGISFLMKPLNRSYCPLEFLDISSFQRLNDNIYQTLTTLISNKKYQFINNTSCLFKHLPLIVRGIPPATIQLNDTDDNIDEENIESTWWNYKEGE; encoded by the exons ATGGCTCAACATCAATCGCCAcccaaaataaaattaaaggaaaatatattgtattcATCAAATCCAATATTAAATGAAGATGATATAGCAGATTTTGTTTCCTCTATGAATACGCAAAGGACAGACAAAAATGatcaatataataacagagaaagatataatgaaattaaaaaaatcgaaCTTGCTagtttaaatattaatgattGGGGGTTGTCTATCCTTATTCCTTGTATATTAAGgagtaaaaatattgtttctttaaatttatcaaataataatttaacaaat GATGGAGCAAATAAACTTTCTCAATGTTTCCAGTACCTTCCATTTCTCACTGAATTAAATCTATCTAATAATTCTATAGGACCAGAAGGTGGAATCaatataattgaaaaaCTGTTTTCATCCATCTCAAATTGTGAAATTGacaatttttcaaataataaattaataaaaaatgaaataattattttagcTAGCCATTCTACAAAtaatcttaaaaaaaattatatatcaaataacaataaaatatatgatctTGATTTGTcgtataattttttaggatctaattttcttttacgCTTGAGTCAAATACTTGAACATAACACTGTAACTAATGCTGTTACTCAATTttcaattaaatataaactaaaacttaaaaatataggaATAGACAGTTTAAACACGTTTTCTCTTTTTAAAAGTTGTACAGATGTTGAAATGCTAGATATATCTGAAAATATACTAAATTCATCATTATtgtgtaaaaatattgaaatattatttaaaactCAGACAAATCTAACAGAATTACATATATCagatatatgtaataatagTTGTAAAACTTcacaatataataattatggcAATGGACtatttttaacattaataaaatatttacataatGCCCCAAATCTAAAAATACTATCTTACactaataataacataaatgATGAAGCATTTGAACAAttctgtttttttcttaaaaataataaaaataataaaattaaagaaatcaatttatcaaataattttatatcaaatttagatatattaaatgaagcattacaaaataatgaaacattaaatattattaatttatctaaaaatattttaacagatgaaaatattaaactctttatttataatacattatcaacaaatttaaatatatatgatatatccttttcttttaataaattaacaaatatatcttGTCATTATATTTCAGATGCTTTGTTAGCACAATCTAGactcataaaaaaaaacatcaAATTAAGTTacacaaataataaaaaattatttagccctattttaaaattgcCATTGTCAACAAAATTTCACCAAATAGatgaatatacaaataaacaaaatcgagaaaaaaataaaaatatatataaattacatTCTACCGAATTATATTCTGATATAACCATCTACGATTCAGAAAGAAATGACACTTATATAGAAAacgaatttaaaaataataccaaaatatttaatgaaaaagaaagtaataaaaatcacCAAAATCAATTATCTAGACTCAAAATAGATAAAATTGATATCCCCAAAAATGAATGCAATAAAGATACTTCAGTACTCaacaatgaaaatgatgtaAAAATACTAATATCAAATAGACATAAAGAtgaaaacatatttttttcgtgtATTGGAAATACAAGCTTTAACAGAGCCACTGAAACAactaaaaattattttattcaaaaaaatagaagaattttaatatatgataaaaataacaccttttgtaattttaatcataatttttctataaattgttttaaaGGATTAAAGTTCTTGGATTTATCAGGTTCTTCTATAAACAATGAAGGAATATCTTTTCTTATGAAACCATTAAACAGATCTTACTGCCCTCTAGAATTTTTAGATATCTCGTCTTTTCAAAgattaaatgataatatatatcaaacaCTTACAACTTtaatatcaaataaaaaatatcaatttataaataacacATCTTGTCTTTTTAAACATTTACCTTTAATTGTTCGAGGAATACCACCAGCTACTATTCAATTAAATGACACTGATGATAACATAGATGAAGAAAACATAg AGTCAACATGGTGGAATTATAAAGAAGGGGAATGA
- a CDS encoding protein phosphatase PPM4 — MLNNINNKAKDENKLNSMSNCVDRENAEIVGINVKNNYMTINNYYGETKNGFSVNNKENENNYWNGEYINKVNDNPVKKIDYGSYNNMPNKSPKSENWKNIEEHNNDFNKNKRNHPIYNNTNNNNIEINESIKKQKKLNDIAYYSSENVQYNNIIKTTTNQELGEINQWSNMNSYVENETYQLYAQNNNNNMYEYQTMNGIVGMDLNNNVTISSKYADISFPMKYEDAPNEWYITSDNSDWVVNKQCNWLYNFKDKLYFNIKSQEIYFEENGDFFLVDNSIDKGEKENNGYSEYIYEDNKNMCEYNENKYFETNIKKSYNEEIPKSEGNNKSSKHNNCSTNGNIQKQYSNENMIIMNDNVSRNNMVSAIILSSNNINNNGNIDNAYDNDNIDNVYNNEETVEEFSMILEDDLVCGTCSKIGSHNRNENEDFYITKDILDLNNVSENDSLCFFSAIFDGHGGSNCARYVMSHLKTNLIAKFRQSFLITCKKHYKEKNTKINELSVAIKALYDSCIKGFEMTDKNYLELSKKYDYKDGATSCVVLIYGPDEDGSLKVLCANCGDSCAFICHDRKPIKLSLQHKPDLQEERIRILRCGGIIANINGINRIITKHKDKNSNNREKTFLALSTSRSFGDIPYKIPKKIVLCKPFISVYTIDFDLDSFLVLATDGILNVLTDVEIIDIIWKNIHQTPEYAAEEVVKEATKRGSTDDKTCTVIFFNWRKDIFNKNTKNVNFDGEIPQDYSNPEDINMFSEI; from the exons atgttaaataatataaataataaagcgAAGGATGAAAACAAACTGAATTCAATGTCAAATTGTGTAGATAGGGAGAATGCAGAAATTGTGGgaataaatgtaaaaaataattatatgacaataaataattattatggagaaacaaaaaatggtTTTAGTGtcaataataaagaaaatgaaaataattattggAATGGAGAGTACATAAATAAAGTTAATGATAATCctgttaaaaaaattgattatggaagttataataatatgccAAACAAATCACCTAAAAGTGaaaattggaaaaatattgaGGAACATAATAAcgattttaataaaaataaaagaaatcacccaatttataataatacaaataataataatattgaaataaatgaatctataaaaaagcaaaaaaaattaaatgatatagCATATTATTCAAGTGAAAATGtgcaatataataatataattaaaacaaCTACTAATCAAGAACTTGGTGAAATAAATCAATGGAGTAATATGAATTCATATGTAGAAAATGAAACATATCAGCTATATgctcaaaataataataataatatgtatgAATATCAAACAATGAATGGTATAGTTGGTATggatttaaataataatgtaacTATTTCTTCAAAATATGCGGATATTTCATTTCCTATGAAATATGAAGATGCTCCAAATGAATGGTATATAACAAGTGATAATAGTGATTGGGTTGTAAATAAACAATGCAATTggttatataattttaaagacaaattatattttaatataaaaagtcaagaaatttattttgagGAAAATggtgatttttttttagttgaTAATTCGATAGATAAAggagaaaaagaaaataacgGATATAGtgagtatatatatgaagataataaaaatatgtgtgaatataatgaaaataaatattttgaaacaaatataaaaaaaagttataatGAAGAAATCCCCAAAAGTGAaggtaataataaaagtagtaaacataataattgtTCAACTAATggaaatattcaaaaacaatattcaaatgaaaatatgataattatGAATGATAATGTTAGTAGAAATAATATGGTTAGTGCAATAATATTAtcttcaaataatattaataataatggtaatattgataatgcttatgataatgataatattgataatgtttataataatgaagaaacAGTTGAAGAATTTAGTATGATTTTAGAAGATGATTTAGTATGTGGAACTTGTAGTAAAATAGGCAGTCATAATCGAAATGAAAATGAggatttttatataacaaaagatatattagatttaaataatgtatCTGAAAATGATagtttatgtttttttagtGCAATTTTTGATGGGCATGGTGGATCGAATTGTGCTCGATATGTTATGTCccatttaaaaacaaatttaattgCTAAATTTCGGCAATCCTTTTTAATTACTTGtaaaaaacattataaAGAGAAAAATACAAAGATAAATGAATTAAGTGTAGCTATTAAGGCATTATATGATAGTTGCATAAAAGGGTTTGAAATGACAGATAAAAATTACTTAGAATTatccaaaaaatatgattataaAGATGGTGCAACATCTTGTgttgttttaatttatgGACCCGATGAAGATGGGTCGTTAAAAGTTTTATGTGCTAATTGTGGTGATTCATGTGCATTCATATGTCATGATAGAAAGCCAATAAAGTTATCATTACAACATAAACCTGATTTACAAGAAGAAAGAATACGTATTTTAAGATGTGGAGGTATTATAGCAAATATTAACGGAATAAATAGGATAATTACAAAAcataaagataaaaattcaaataatcGAGAAAAGACATTTTTAGCTTTATCTACATCTAGATCTTTTGGAGACATTCCTTATAAAATTcccaaaaaaatagttttatGTAAACCATTTATTAGTGTTTATACCATTGATTTTGATTTAGATTCTTTTCTAGTTCTAGCTACTGATGGTATATTAAATGTATTAACTGATGTTGAAATAATTGATATCatttggaaaaatattcatcaaACTCCTGAATATGCAGCGGAAGAAGTTGTTAAAGAAGCCACAAAACGCGGGTCAACAGATGACAAAACATGTAccgttattttttttaattggaGAAAggatatttttaataaaaatacaaaaaatgtgaaTTTTGATGGAGAAATACCTCAAGATTATTCAAATCCAGAG gACATCAACATGTTTTCCGAAATATAA
- a CDS encoding protein CutA, putative, with protein sequence MYYACRLHYTRDPINTLMRATIYIFYIMFFLQSVLTKERSNKLLFYSFFINNIFKHNSPNNIYIFKKKYKTFSTNNSINKMWDNKNPFIAVYVTTPSKEIAESISNILLNEKLASCINIIPGVLSLYHWKGEIAKDNEFLMMIKTKKHLFGQIVKTVKSNHPYEVPEVISVPIHQGSNDYLNWISDSVKPDEIDGKK encoded by the exons atgtattatgcATGCCGTTTGCATTATACCAGAGATCCTATAAATACATTAATGCGTGccacaatatatatattttatataatgttttttttgcaatCTGTTTTAACTAAGGAAAGGTCTAATAAGCtacttttttattccttttttataaataacatttttaaacataATTCCCCAAAcaacatttatattttcaaaaaaaaatataaaacattttcaACAAATAATtccataaataaaatgtggGACAATAAAAACCCTTTTATAGCAGTGTATGTAACAACCCCAAGCAAGGAAATTGCAGAATcg atatctaatatattgttaaatgaaaaattagcTAGctgcataaatataattccCGGAGTACTTAGTCTATATCATTGGAAGGGAGAAATAGCG AAAGATAACGAATTCTTAATGAtgattaaaacaaaaaaacatttattcGGCCAAATTGTGAAAACTGTAAAATCAAATCATCCCTATGAGGTGCCAGAG gTAATATCTGTTCCAATTCACCAAGGAAGCAAT GATTATCTAAATTGGATATCGGACTCGGTTAAACCTGATGAAATTGacggaaaaaaataa